From a region of the Methyloceanibacter stevinii genome:
- a CDS encoding ATP-binding protein gives MSAVSDTARPLPEEQAKAERQGPLKWLLARFGEQMPKGLYARALIIIIAPMVLLQSVLTFVFLERHWQTVTHRLSTGTVQNIAMLIDMYEELPKKHNVAMLTGLAAKNLGLRVRFAPGEDLPQVRSKPFFDLLDTTLSDELERRIGRPFWIDTVGRSDFVDIRIKLDDAVMHVLARRSQTYASNSHIFIVWMLGTSVVLLTVAILFLRNQIRPILRLAYAAESFGKGRPDAAGLQTARAREVRQAAHAFVEMRDRIERHVEQRTLMLAGVSHDLRTILTRFRLQLAMMEEGSELEAMRADIDEMQAMLEDYMAFAKGDSGEAISYLDISEVLNEVSSQAHGGKTDLEGKTVEVRIKNEPLVVRARRHAFKRAISNLVNNAARFADTVRITAAKADGVLTIEVEDDGPGIPEDERELVFRPFYRIDHARNQDSGSTGLGLAIARDITRIHGGDITLDQSSLGGLKAVLKVPV, from the coding sequence ATGAGCGCCGTCTCCGATACCGCCCGCCCGCTCCCCGAGGAGCAAGCCAAAGCCGAGCGGCAAGGCCCGCTCAAATGGCTGTTGGCGCGTTTCGGCGAGCAAATGCCGAAGGGCCTCTATGCGCGCGCCCTCATCATCATCATCGCCCCGATGGTGCTGCTTCAGTCGGTCTTGACCTTTGTGTTCCTGGAACGTCACTGGCAAACCGTCACCCATCGCCTGTCGACGGGCACGGTGCAGAACATCGCCATGCTGATCGACATGTACGAGGAGCTTCCGAAGAAGCACAACGTCGCGATGCTGACGGGGCTGGCGGCGAAGAATTTGGGCTTGCGCGTGCGGTTCGCCCCCGGCGAGGATCTGCCGCAAGTCCGCTCGAAGCCGTTCTTCGACCTGCTGGATACGACCCTGTCCGATGAGTTGGAGCGGCGGATCGGCCGCCCCTTCTGGATCGACACGGTCGGCCGCTCGGACTTCGTCGACATCCGCATCAAGCTCGATGACGCCGTCATGCATGTGCTGGCGCGGCGCAGCCAGACCTACGCGTCCAACTCCCACATCTTCATCGTCTGGATGCTGGGAACGTCCGTCGTCCTGCTCACCGTGGCCATTCTGTTCTTGCGCAACCAGATCCGTCCGATCCTGCGCTTGGCCTATGCGGCCGAAAGTTTCGGCAAGGGACGCCCGGATGCCGCAGGACTTCAAACCGCGCGCGCGCGCGAGGTCCGCCAGGCCGCCCACGCCTTTGTCGAGATGCGCGACCGCATCGAACGTCACGTGGAGCAACGCACGCTCATGCTCGCCGGTGTAAGCCACGACCTCCGGACCATCCTGACGCGCTTCCGGCTGCAGCTCGCGATGATGGAGGAAGGCTCCGAACTCGAGGCCATGCGGGCCGACATCGACGAAATGCAGGCCATGCTCGAGGACTACATGGCTTTTGCAAAGGGCGACTCGGGCGAAGCCATCAGCTATTTGGACATCAGCGAGGTTTTGAACGAGGTCAGCTCTCAAGCCCATGGGGGCAAGACCGATCTCGAAGGCAAGACCGTGGAGGTCCGGATCAAGAACGAGCCGCTCGTCGTGCGCGCCCGCCGCCACGCTTTCAAGCGTGCGATCTCGAATCTCGTCAACAACGCCGCGCGCTTTGCGGACACCGTGCGCATCACGGCCGCGAAGGCGGATGGCGTCTTGACCATCGAGGTCGAGGACGACGGCCCCGGCATCCCCGAAGACGAACGCGAGCTCGTGTTCCGGCCCTTCTACCGGATCGACCACGCGCGTAACCAGGATTCGGGATCGACGGGGCTGGGGCTCGCCATCGCCCGCGACATCACCCGCATACACGGTGGCGACATCACCCTCGATCAATCTTCTCTCGGCGGACTGAAAGCCGTGCTAAAAGTCCCGGTCTAA